CAGCTTCCGGAGGCGGACATGGTGCTGATTTCCATCGTGGGCACAGCGGGGCTGCGCCCGGCACTGGCCGCCATTGAGGCGGGGAAGGACCTGGCCATCGCCAGCAAGGAAATTCTGGTCATGGCCGGACAGATCGTGATGGAAAAAGCGAGGCAGGCCGGAGTGCGCGTACTGCCCGTGGACAGCGAGCACAACGCCATTTTCCAATGCCTGAACGGCAACCACGGGGGGCCGGAAGCCGTCTCCCGTCTGATCCTGACAGCCTCCGGAGGCCCCTTCCGCACCTGGAAGAAGGAAGACCTGGAACACGTCACTCTGGAACAGGCGCTCAAGCACCCCACCTGGACCATGGGCCGGAAGATCACCATCGATTCCGCCACCCTGTTCAACAAGGGACTGGAGATGATCGAAGCCCGCTGGCTGTTCGATGTCCCCATGAACAAGGTGGACGTGATCGTGCACCCGCAAAGCATCGTGCATTCCATGGTGGAATACATGGACGGCACCGTTCTGGCCCAGATGAGCAGTTCGGACATGTGCTTCCCCATCCAGTACGCCGTCACCTGGCCCGACCGCGTTCCCAATTCCCTGAAACAGCTCAATTTCGCGGAGATCGGCCAACTGGTTTTCGAGGCCCCGCGGCCGGACGCCTTCCCCGCCCTGGACCTGGCGCGCAGGGCCGGAGAATGCTGCGGCACGATGCCCGCCGTGTACAATGCCGCCAATGAAGTGGCGGTGGACGCCTTTATCCGCGGCGATCTCCGCTTCACCGGCATCTGGAAGCTGGTGGAAGCCGTCATGAACGACCATGCGAACACGGACCCCCGCGGAAACCTGGCCCCCATTCTGGAGGCGGACGCCTGGGCCAGGGACCACGCCGCCGCACTGATACCTTCCATGCACTGATTTTTTCCTTCTCTCATGACAGCCCGGAGTTCCTCCGGGGCCCCCGCTCCCGCGCCCCGGATCACCATTCTTGACATTCTCAGGGCACTGGCCCTGCTGGGCATCGTCATCGTCCACGCGCACGACCATTTCAACCTGTACCTTCCCGTTCTCCCCGCTGCGGGATGGCAGGCGGCGGCCAACGGAGCCGCGGACTGGCTCTACGAACATCTTTTCGTCAGCAAGTCGTTCCTTCTCTTTTCCTTCCTGTTCGGCCTCAGCTTCTTCATCCAGCTGGACAGGCAGGAGCAAAGAGGCGTGGATTTCCGGAAAAGATTCATGTGGAGGCTCGTTCTGCTGTTCCTGCTGGGCCTGGTCCACACCCTGTTTTACGACGGGGACATTCTCACCATCTTTGGAGTCCTTGGGTTCGCGCTGGTTCTGCTGTACAGGCGCAGCACTCCTTTTCTTGTCATTCTGTGCCTGCTGTGCCTGATGCAGCCCGTCAACGTCATGGATGCGCTGGCCCGGGCCGGAATGGCGGAGGGCTGGCCCCATTCCTCCGGCTGGTTCCTCCCGGATTCCCCGGCGGCGGGGCCTTCCCGGGAATTCCTGTACGCCGGCGACTCCTGGGGGGAGGCGGCCTGGTGGAACCTCACCCGGGGGCAGCTCGGGAAATGGCAGTTTTTCCTGCTCAGCGGCCGTATCTGGCAGACGCTGGGGCTGTTTATTCTGGGCATGCTGGCAGGCAGATGGAGGCTGTTTGCGGACGCTCCCGGCAAGCGTGTTCTGTTCCTCCGGCTGCTGGCAGTTTCCCTCTTGCTATTCCTGTCCCTGCTGGCCGTGCGGACGCTCCTTGTTCCGCTGACGTCCTCCCCCGCGGGTTCCGACCTCCGGCACCTTGTCCTTCAGTGGGAAAACCTTTCCTATGTAGCGGCTTTCGTTTCCGGAGCCGTCCTGCTGTTTTCCCGCCCCGGGCTTCCCCTGCCCTCCGCCCTGCTCAGCAGCACCGGAAAATGCACGCTGACCTGCTACGTAACGCAAACGCTGATATTCACGTTCCTGTTCTTCGGCTGGGGCCTGGGGCTGGCGCAGAGCATGGGGCCATGGATATGCCTGTGTTCCGCCGTGGCGGTCTTCTGCCTTCAGGCATGGGTATGCCGCCAGTGGCTGAAGCACTTCCTGTACGGCCCGCTGGAATGGCTGTGGCGCACGGCCACCATGTGCCGGATGCAGCCGTTCATCAGGAAATAAGGCCAGCACCTCGCACAGGACTCCCTTCCTCAAGCCAGGGAAGCGCGGAAAGCGGTTTTCCCGTGGAACGGCGGCGGATTCACAGTCCCCACACGGAATAGCACAGGACAAGCACAATATTGACTGCGGCGGCGAGAAAAAAACGGCCGATTTTCAAATAGCCGATTTTTCCCAGCACGAGCGACAACAGCAGAAAGGTGGAATACAGGGCAATCCAGATTAGGGCGAACGCCGCCAGGGCGCTGCCATTGCCTCCTCTGTCAAGGGTCATGTGCCAGCCGGACAGAATCAGCGAGAGTGCGGGCATGACCGCATAAACGGCATACACCCAGTTCCGGACTACCGGTCTGGAGGTGACGACCAGCGGGTCCTTGTCAAAAAGAACGTGGCCGGACTTGATCGCAGTCCCGGTCTCCCTGCGCAACGCAAAGGGTAAATAGAACGGTACCAGCATCGGCAGAAGGGCGGGCCATCCGTACACAATCGCCCCCAGGCCGATGATGAAGGCTAAAACTGAAACAAGAATGACCGGCGCCAGTGCGATCAACAGGAAGACGAGGCCCGTTTTGCGATCAGCCCTGTCCCCCATTTTCAGGAATGTCCATGAGATATAAGCCATAAGCACCAGTCAGGATGTTCTCCTTCCGACCTTATTACGATACAGGCCCCAAGCATGGATGGCAAGAGATTTGCAGACTTCACGGATTGGGAATCCGGAATATATTCTGAAAGAAGCTGCCGCTCTTTTTCTGGTTGGCACCAAACGGCATGTTTCGTTGAACCATCAAATCCGATTCGTTTTTTCAACAAGGAAGAAATATACTGCAAATAAATTGTTTCTGCCCTTCACCAAACCAGGAAAGGTCGAAAAATGGAGGAGAATTACCCTGCCGCAGCGCTTCGAAAACCATTCGGTTCCGAAAGCCGAAAGTCTTCCGTTCCCAGTGGAACTCCTTCAGATAAATAAAAAGGAATTTTACTCCAACTGCTTTTCTATCAAAATTGCATGTTGACTTCCGGATTCCCAATCCTTACTCTCCGATAAGGATTTCAGGCTTGTACTGTTACCGCTTTTTCCAGCCAAAATAATATCTTCTCTTCCCAAATGGTTGTCTTGAACAGCAAATCTTGGATTTTCTTATCTATTCTTTATCTTGCGCTGCCCGTCATGATTTGGCTTTGTGGATGGGTTCAGCCTTCTTTCTCGCTACCTCTTCTGGCGGTTTTGACAACAGGTATTTTTCTTGTTTACCGCAAGCTTCCTTCGGAACAGGCTTCTCTTCCGCGTCTTCCTTTCATTGCATCTCTGGCAATTATTTTTTGCGCAACGGCCATCATCGGATTTACAGGACATTTTGAACAGAATTCGGATTTTTTCCTTAGAAATCCCATTTACAGTAATTTGGTGCGCTATGACTGGCCACTTGTTTTTCCGGACGGAAACCTGCTTGTCTATTACTTCGGGTTCTGGCTTCCTCCCGCCCTGGCGTCCAAATTCTTTCCCCTGGGATGGAGTCCGTACCTTTTATGGCTGTGGAGCCTGACCGGGATGGTGCTGTTTACAGGAACCATGTCCTTTTACTTTAAAAGCAGGATATGGATTTTCATCCTCGTACTCTTTTCCCTGGCACCTCTCAACGTAGTGATCAACAAGACGGGAATCGTCTATTTTTTGCTGGGAGTGAAAGAAGTTGGACAAGACCTGCACTGGAACTGCTGCATGGCTCAACTGGTTTGCACATTCAACCACTTTATTCCCTGCCTTGTGTTTGGAGGGGTTTTTATCAACAGGATGCTCGATAAAGGCAGCCTGCTTTTCTTCAGCAGCCTTCTCCTGTTGTGCTCCCCATTCGGAGGGATCGCCTTCCTGCCTTACCTGGCGGCCGCCATTTATCCGGACAAAAGTTTCTTTTCCGACATGTTCCGTTCCTGGAACGCACGGTCCTTTTTCCTTACGGCGTCCGCTTGCGGAATCGTTCTGGTGACGGCTTTATTCATGTCTGGAGCCGGTTCCATGAACGTCCTGCTGCTTTTCCAGAAAGAAACGGATGAGTCCATGATCCTTCTGGGCAGAACCATCATTTTCCTTGCTGCCAACCTGGTCATTCCCGCAATTCTTCTTTACCCCGTTTTCCGGAAATCCTCCATGTTCTGGATAACGATCTGCGGTTTTGCAGCCTGTACACTCATTTACGTGGGAGTTCGCTACAATGAGCTTGTTTTCAAAACATCAGGCGTTTTCTTTTTCTTCCTTGCCATTCTATGTACACAGGCTTTTCCCATGCTGGGGAAAGTTCGGAAATTCCTCCTTGTTGCCTATATCGCCCTCTGCAGCATTTTTCCGATCAGGCTCTTCATGCATCATGCCAAGACATTTTCAGTCACCCCGGTAGGCATTCAGAAGAATATCCGCAATGAATGAAAAGGCTCCCTTTACCATCCTGAACACATTGCCTACTGGTCGATCGTGAAAAAGCCGACCCCGTTGGAACAGTTGCTGTTTTATTTCCGGGAAGGGGAAAGCGCCAAAGGAGTCATGGCATGGTGCCGCACAGAACGGAACATGAGTACTCCAGTCCAACCTCCCGCAGAAGGAGGAAGCCATCTGGAAACGGCAGTTCCGCAAGACAAATAACGCCCCTGTTTGATATTGCCCCCCATGCCCCGGCGCGCTATCCTTCTTGCATGGCATACCGAATTTGCAAATCGATCGAGCTGGAGAGCGGACACCTTTTATCCAAGCATCCGGGCAACTGCAAATTCCCCCACGGCCATACCCGTTCCGTGGAGATGGTGTTCCGCGCGGATTCCCTGGACGCCAGCGACATGGTGCTGGATTTCAAGGCCGTCAAGCAGATGATGGGGGATTTTCTCCAGCAGTTCGACCATTCCCTGTGCATGAATACGGAAGATCCGAACTACGGGACCTTTCTAGCCGCGTACGGAGACCGCATTATTCCGTTTGACCGGGAAGACCCCACCAGCGAGGTGATGGCCCGCACCATTTTCATCTACGCCCAGGAAGCCCTGGAAAAGGCCAAGAAAACTTTCACGGAATACCCCGTCAGGGATTGCGTCACGCTGGAGCGCGTGCGCGTCTGGGAAACCAGCAGTTCCTGGGCGGAATACGGAGAATAGGGAAAGAACAGGGCATTCCGGTCCCGGCAGAATGACCGTTCCTCTGTTAAAACGGATTCAGCGTCATCATGTGCTTGTTCGTCCTGTGCCCGTAGGCGGTGGAGTACACATCCGCAATTTCCCGCGCCCATTCATCAATGGTATGGTGATGATGGGCGTATTTTCTAAAGTCTTTGGTGTCCACGCCCAGCAAGGAACTGTGGTCTTCCTCATAATCCGCGAATTCGGAGACCACCCGGCCCCGGTCGTCACGCACGCGACCGGCCATGGCTATGTGCCCTTTCTTGATGAAACGTTTTGCCAGTCCGCCGCCCTTGATGCCGCTTAACGCCGTTACGAAAATCCCGGCTTTGGCATTCGTCGGCGTGATGGAAGTGATCGCCAGCTCCAGAGTATATGCCCCCCTGGTTCCCAGCGGTACCATGCGGAAATGAGGGGTTTTTTCCGCGGTTTTTTCAAGCTGGGAATTCACGCTTTTCCGGAAGTATTCCGCCAGGTCACGCAAGGCCTCCTGACCTTCCGGAGTGTCCGGGCGCACGTCCATGTGCCCCGTGTCGACGGAAGCCACGGCCAGCAGGTTTTCCTTGCCATGCTCACCCTTTACCCGTTCATTCCAGGCTTTTTCATCGGGGGCGTTCCAGTACGCATCAAAGGGGATGTGGGAATCCCCGTTTTTGACGTGATGGGTTACAAATCCCGTCTGAGGCACCTTCTTGAAGTTATTGGAACAGGAGACCGCCGTCATGCAGACAAGCAGCATAAGCATCATCACGGAAAGCAGGGACAGGAAACGGCGCATCTTCATCATCAGTCGTCAATTTGATCCCTTTCATACCCAATACACCCTTTTTTGTCAATAAAACCCGGCTTATGCCGGGCATTCGATCCGGAAACGCCCCTTTTCCCAATTCTCCCTGAATGGAAGCAGCATTCCCGGAAAAACCGGGGACGGCGCTCCTCAGCCATGTTTGCGCCGATTCCGTCGTCCGTTAGGAGAAAGGCTACCCGTCCTCCTCGTCCATGGGGCGGTATTTCACGGCCAGCTTTTCCAGGAGTTTCAGGGCCAGGGCTGCGCGGCTGCGGAAGGATTTGTAATCCCTGGGGTCGCAGTCGCTCCAGGCCCGTTCCGCCAGAGCCAGGGCACGGGGCCATGCCATGTATTCCACCAGTCCCATGTCGTAAAGGTATTCCGTCCAGATATTGGCCTGGAGTCCGCGGATTTTCCGGGCTTCCTCCGGGGCCAGTTCCGGCAGTTCGTAGCCGTAAACCTGCCTGAGGGGTATGAGGCCGCCAATGGCCTTCGGTTCCGCGGCGGAGGCGGACTGGTAGTAGTCAAAATAGAAATGGGAGGAAGGCGAGAGGATGACGGAGTGGCCCTTCCTGGCCGCTCCCGCAGCGACATCATTGCCGCGCCACGCCATCACAAAGATGTGTTTGTCGGCTTCCAGTTCCCCGCCCTCGTCCCAGACGATGGCGTCATAGCCTCCCTGCCGCACATAGGACGCGACCTGTTGGAGAAAGTCCCTGCCGAGGGCTTTCAGGCTGTTTTCATTCAATTCTTTCAGACGGCTTTGGCAGTACTTGCAGTTCCTCCATGATTCCGTGGACACTTCATCATGCCCCAGATGGATGGGGGAACCGGGTGGAAAGATGGTCTTCAGTTCATCCACCACGTCTTTCACGAACCGGAGGGTTTCCGGCCGCCCCATGCAAACGGTATCCCGACCCTTCTTGCCTTCCACGGGAAAGTTGACTCCGTCGCAGACCAGTTCTCCGTAAGCGTGCATGGCGGCATACGCATGGCCGGGCAGCTCTATTTCCGGAACGACGGTCACCCGGCGGCTCCGGGCATACGCGATGATTTCCTTCATCTGCTCCTGCGTGTAGAATCCGCCGTACGTCGCTTCCGGATCGTTTTCCTGAATGGCCAGCTTTACTTCCTGCCAGTTCCATTCCCCGCTGGCCAGCGGCACGCGCCAGGCGCTCATGGCCGTCAGGAGCGGGTATTTTTTGATTTCCAGCCGCCAGCCGGGACCGTCCGTGAGGTGCAGGTGCAGCCGGTTGAGCTTGAAGAGGGACATGGTGTCAATCATGCGCTTGACTTCCGCCATCGTGAAGAAATGGCGGGAGACGTCCAGCATGATGCCCCGCCATTCGAACTGCGGAACATCCCTGATGGAGAATGCGGGTACGGAAAAGCCGCCTTCCGTCCGGTTGGCGTTCAGTATTTGCACCGCACTCTGCCACGCGTAGAAGAGCCCCTGCGGAGCCGCCGCGCGCAGATGCAGGACGCCTCTTCCTCCCTTCCGGTTTTCCAGGCGCATTTCATAGCCCTCTCCCGTTTCTGCGGACTCGCCTTCCAGGGAACACAGCACGTCCGCGGATTCCCTGTCCCCGGTCATGGAGAGTCCCGTGACAATGCCCTGGGCATTCAGAACATTCAGCAGGGCTTCCACCGTTCCGGCGTCCCTGCCGGGGGCATAAACGGCCAGGCGCAGAGGCAGGCGCACGGGAACGGAGGCGTCGGACCTGCATTCGGACGGCGCGGGAAGCAAAACGTCTTCCGCAGGGACGGGAGCTCCTCCCGCGGCCGTCAGGCATGCCGCCAGAGCCAGAATGGCGCTCATCCGGTGAAAACGTTCCCTGGTCAGCCTCATTCCGGGTTTACGTTTCCAGAGGCAGAACCCTTTCACCCAGGGAAAACAAAAAAGGCGCGGCATGATGCCCGCGCCTTTTTCAAAACGGTTATTTGCGGCCGCCGAACAGGCCCCCCAGACCTCCGCCGAGGCCTTTCAAGGCGCCCAGGCCTCCTCCCATTCCGGGAAGGCTGGGCATCTTGCCGCCTTTCATGGCCCCCATCTGCTTCATCATGGCGCCCATTTTGCCCTTGCCGGACATCATCTTGCGCATTTCCGAAAAGTTCTTGATGAGCTTGTTCACCTCCATCAGGGAACGACCGGAGCCGGCGGCAATGCGCCGGCGGCGGGACGGGTTCAGCAGGTTGGGGTTGCTGCGCTCCCTGGCCGTCATGGAAAGGACGATGGCTTCCATGTGCTTCATCCTTTTGGGATCAAGCGCGCCGTCCGGGAGCTGCTTTTTGATTTTTCCGAAGCCGGGCAGAAGTCCCAGCAGCCCTTCCAGGGGACCCAGGTTCTGCATCATTTTCATCTGGTCCAGAAAGTCGTTGAAGTCGAATTTGCCGGACATCATGCGGCTCATGGATTTGGCCGCCTGTTCCTCGTCAATGCGGGCGGCGGCATGCTCCACCAGGCCCACGATGTCCCCCATGCCCAGAATACGGTCCGCCATGCGGCCGGGGACGAAGGGGCCGAACTGGTCCAGTTTTTCCCCTTCCCCGGAGAATTTGATGGGCTTGCCCGTCACGGAACGCATGGAGAGGGCCGCGCCGCCGCGAGCGTCGCCGTCCAGCTTGGTCAGGACGATACCCGTCACGTTGACGGCCCGGTCAAAGGTCTGGGCCACGCCGACGGCCTGCTGCCCCGTGGCGGCATCCACCACCAGCAGGGTTTCACGGGGAGAGAGGAAGGAGTGCAGATGGCGCAGTTCGTCGATCAGCGCCTCGTCCACTTCCTGGCGGCCCGCCGTGTCAAAGATCATGACGGTTCCGTTCTGGGTTTTGGCCCATTCCAGGGCTTCCCGGGCCACGGCCACCACGTCCCGGCTGCCGGGCGCGGGCTTGTACACGGGCACCTGGATCTGTTCCGCCAGGGTAGCCAGCTGGTCAACGGCGGCGGGGCGTACCAGGTCGCAGGCCACCAGCAGGGGGCGGCGCCCTTCGTTTTTCAGGCGCAGGGCCAGCTTCGCGCTGGTGGTGGTCTTCCCGGCGCCGTTCAGGCCCACCACCATGATTCTGGCAGGGTCCGTCAGGTCCAGGCCTACGGCATCGCCGCCCAGCAGGGAGGCGATTTCATCACGGAAGATTTTGACGATCTGTTCTCCGGGCTTGATGGATTTGAGCACTTCCTGCCCCATGGCGCGCTCCTTGACGCGGGCAATGAAGTCCCTGGCCACGCCGAACTCCACGTCGGCTTCCAGCAGGGCCAGCCGGATGTCGCGCATGGCGTCCGCAATGTTCTTTTCAGAAATCTTTCCCAGGCCCCTCAGCCTCCGGAACGTGTTGTCCAGTTTATCTGCTAAAAGTGAAAACATAATCGTGCGGTGTGCCAGACTGTGCCACAATTCCCCGCCTCCGTCAACAGGCGCGGCCTGCATCAGGACATGATGCTTGACTTGCCGGGGCTTCCGTCCCATCTTTTCCCGCATGGCACCCGTTGACCTGAAAGAGGAAATCCTGCGCTTGAAGAAAGAGCGCAACGCCATCATCCTGGCGCACAGCTACCAGACGGCGGATATCCAGGATATTGCGGATTTTGTGGGGGATTCCCTGGGACTGGCCTACAAGGCGCAGAGCACGGACTGCCGCGTGATCGCCTTCTGCGGCGTTCACTTCATGGCGGAAACCGCCAAGATTCTCAATCCGGATAAAACGGTCGTCCTGCCGGACGCCGACGCCGGGTGTTCCCTAGAGGCCTCCTGCGACGCCGGGGACCTGGCAGCCTTCCTGAACGAGAACGCCCATAGGAATTATTATGTCGTGGCGTACGTCAACTGCTCCATAGGCGTGAAGGCCCTGGCGGACGTCATCGTCACTTCCGGGAATGCCGTCAACATTGTCTCCCAGGCTCCGGAGGACCGCCCCATCCTGTTCGTGCCGGACCAGAACCTGGGCGCGTGGGTAGGCCGCCAGCTCGGCCGCCCCATGGAGCTGTGGAACGGCTCCTGCCACGTTCACATGGAATTCACGCGGGACCAGATCCAGGCCCTGAAGGGCCGGCACCCCGGCGCCCTGGTGGTGGCCCATCCGGAATGCACGGAGGCCGTGCGCCTGCTGGCGGACCACATCTGCTCCACGGAAAAGATGATTCCCTTCTGTACGGAGAGCCCCGCCTCCTCCTTCATCATCGTGACGGAATCCGGCATCCTGCACCGCCTGCGCAAGCTGGTGCCGGGCAAGGAGTTCATCCCGGCACCCACGGAACAGTGCTCCTGCAGCACCTGCCCGTACATGAAGATGAATACGCTGGAAAAACTGTACCACGCCCTGCGTGACCTCACCCCTGCCGTGGAATTGCCGGAAGACCTGCGCAAACGGGCGGAGGCCCCCCTGCTCCGCATGCTGGAACAGTCCAAATCCTGACCGCCGTTCCCGGACATGATACGCCTTTCCGACCACATCGCCGCAGCCGGGGGCTGGCTTTCCCTGGAAGCCTTCATGCAACTGGCCCTGCACCATCCCGAGGAAGGCTATTATTCCACCGCCATTGAAAACATCGGAATGCGCGGGGATTTTTCCACCACGCCCACTCTTTCCCCCATTCTGGCCAAAGCCATCATCGCCCGCTGGAAGGAGGCGTGCGCCCGCTGCGGCACGCGCCTGCCCCTGCTGGAGATAGGAGCCGGGTCCGGCGCCCTGGCCGTCAAGATCATGGACCAGCTGGGCTTCTGGAACCGGCTGAACACGGATTACGTGATTGTGGAGGCGTCCCCCCGGC
This genomic stretch from Akkermansia biwaensis harbors:
- a CDS encoding beta-N-acetylhexosaminidase, whose amino-acid sequence is MRLTRERFHRMSAILALAACLTAAGGAPVPAEDVLLPAPSECRSDASVPVRLPLRLAVYAPGRDAGTVEALLNVLNAQGIVTGLSMTGDRESADVLCSLEGESAETGEGYEMRLENRKGGRGVLHLRAAAPQGLFYAWQSAVQILNANRTEGGFSVPAFSIRDVPQFEWRGIMLDVSRHFFTMAEVKRMIDTMSLFKLNRLHLHLTDGPGWRLEIKKYPLLTAMSAWRVPLASGEWNWQEVKLAIQENDPEATYGGFYTQEQMKEIIAYARSRRVTVVPEIELPGHAYAAMHAYGELVCDGVNFPVEGKKGRDTVCMGRPETLRFVKDVVDELKTIFPPGSPIHLGHDEVSTESWRNCKYCQSRLKELNENSLKALGRDFLQQVASYVRQGGYDAIVWDEGGELEADKHIFVMAWRGNDVAAGAARKGHSVILSPSSHFYFDYYQSASAAEPKAIGGLIPLRQVYGYELPELAPEEARKIRGLQANIWTEYLYDMGLVEYMAWPRALALAERAWSDCDPRDYKSFRSRAALALKLLEKLAVKYRPMDEEDG
- a CDS encoding DUF418 domain-containing protein, with protein sequence MTARSSSGAPAPAPRITILDILRALALLGIVIVHAHDHFNLYLPVLPAAGWQAAANGAADWLYEHLFVSKSFLLFSFLFGLSFFIQLDRQEQRGVDFRKRFMWRLVLLFLLGLVHTLFYDGDILTIFGVLGFALVLLYRRSTPFLVILCLLCLMQPVNVMDALARAGMAEGWPHSSGWFLPDSPAAGPSREFLYAGDSWGEAAWWNLTRGQLGKWQFFLLSGRIWQTLGLFILGMLAGRWRLFADAPGKRVLFLRLLAVSLLLFLSLLAVRTLLVPLTSSPAGSDLRHLVLQWENLSYVAAFVSGAVLLFSRPGLPLPSALLSSTGKCTLTCYVTQTLIFTFLFFGWGLGLAQSMGPWICLCSAVAVFCLQAWVCRQWLKHFLYGPLEWLWRTATMCRMQPFIRK
- a CDS encoding 1-deoxy-D-xylulose-5-phosphate reductoisomerase; translation: MQKRRVVILGSTGSIGTSALKVARDIRDRMEVVGLAAGSNAEALALQAREFGVHNVCIYDLSRAEELSRALPGVQVETGEKGLCRLAQLPEADMVLISIVGTAGLRPALAAIEAGKDLAIASKEILVMAGQIVMEKARQAGVRVLPVDSEHNAIFQCLNGNHGGPEAVSRLILTASGGPFRTWKKEDLEHVTLEQALKHPTWTMGRKITIDSATLFNKGLEMIEARWLFDVPMNKVDVIVHPQSIVHSMVEYMDGTVLAQMSSSDMCFPIQYAVTWPDRVPNSLKQLNFAEIGQLVFEAPRPDAFPALDLARRAGECCGTMPAVYNAANEVAVDAFIRGDLRFTGIWKLVEAVMNDHANTDPRGNLAPILEADAWARDHAAALIPSMH
- a CDS encoding DUF3313 domain-containing protein; the encoded protein is MMKMRRFLSLLSVMMLMLLVCMTAVSCSNNFKKVPQTGFVTHHVKNGDSHIPFDAYWNAPDEKAWNERVKGEHGKENLLAVASVDTGHMDVRPDTPEGQEALRDLAEYFRKSVNSQLEKTAEKTPHFRMVPLGTRGAYTLELAITSITPTNAKAGIFVTALSGIKGGGLAKRFIKKGHIAMAGRVRDDRGRVVSEFADYEEDHSSLLGVDTKDFRKYAHHHHTIDEWAREIADVYSTAYGHRTNKHMMTLNPF
- the ffh gene encoding signal recognition particle protein, producing the protein MFSLLADKLDNTFRRLRGLGKISEKNIADAMRDIRLALLEADVEFGVARDFIARVKERAMGQEVLKSIKPGEQIVKIFRDEIASLLGGDAVGLDLTDPARIMVVGLNGAGKTTTSAKLALRLKNEGRRPLLVACDLVRPAAVDQLATLAEQIQVPVYKPAPGSRDVVAVAREALEWAKTQNGTVMIFDTAGRQEVDEALIDELRHLHSFLSPRETLLVVDAATGQQAVGVAQTFDRAVNVTGIVLTKLDGDARGGAALSMRSVTGKPIKFSGEGEKLDQFGPFVPGRMADRILGMGDIVGLVEHAAARIDEEQAAKSMSRMMSGKFDFNDFLDQMKMMQNLGPLEGLLGLLPGFGKIKKQLPDGALDPKRMKHMEAIVLSMTARERSNPNLLNPSRRRRIAAGSGRSLMEVNKLIKNFSEMRKMMSGKGKMGAMMKQMGAMKGGKMPSLPGMGGGLGALKGLGGGLGGLFGGRK
- the nadA gene encoding quinolinate synthase NadA; amino-acid sequence: MAPVDLKEEILRLKKERNAIILAHSYQTADIQDIADFVGDSLGLAYKAQSTDCRVIAFCGVHFMAETAKILNPDKTVVLPDADAGCSLEASCDAGDLAAFLNENAHRNYYVVAYVNCSIGVKALADVIVTSGNAVNIVSQAPEDRPILFVPDQNLGAWVGRQLGRPMELWNGSCHVHMEFTRDQIQALKGRHPGALVVAHPECTEAVRLLADHICSTEKMIPFCTESPASSFIIVTESGILHRLRKLVPGKEFIPAPTEQCSCSTCPYMKMNTLEKLYHALRDLTPAVELPEDLRKRAEAPLLRMLEQSKS
- a CDS encoding 6-pyruvoyl trahydropterin synthase family protein, which codes for MAYRICKSIELESGHLLSKHPGNCKFPHGHTRSVEMVFRADSLDASDMVLDFKAVKQMMGDFLQQFDHSLCMNTEDPNYGTFLAAYGDRIIPFDREDPTSEVMARTIFIYAQEALEKAKKTFTEYPVRDCVTLERVRVWETSSSWAEYGE